A region of the Sarcophilus harrisii chromosome 3, mSarHar1.11, whole genome shotgun sequence genome:
GTCAGAGGAGACGCTAAAAGGGGCtgttattattctaattattgctattattgccACAATTAGTGTATTCTCCAGTTCTGCCTGGGGGCCCCACTTAGCGAGTTATCTGATGGGGAGGCCGTTTAATCAGcgggctgggggtggggtggggcccGGACTGGGAGACTCTCCAGTTTCTGGAGGTGAGCTGGGCTGGGCAGAGCTGGGGGAGTCACTGGTTTCCCCAGATCCAAGAGgacctctttctctcttcctctccctagCTCCCAAGCATGAGGACTCGAAACTCCATTCTCACCATCCTGTGGTTCTTGGTGCTGGCTTCCTGCAGGGGTAAGGGAACTAGGAAAAgacaggagaaaaaagagggtCCCCAGCCTTGATTTCCCATCACTGCCACTATACTGAGTCCATCCCCAGCCTCACCTCCACCCGAATCTCCTGTTCCAATCCACCCCTCCCTGGGTATACCACCTCACCGCATCCCCACCCTTATCCCCTCTCCATCCCTACACCCAGCCCAGACTTTTTCCcgtcttccctccccccaaacccAGCCCTGCCATGATCCCCATCCCTATTCTttactccctttctcctcccaaacTGCACTTGCAGCAGCCCCTCCCAGGGCCaagcctttcccttccctccaactCCACCTTTCCAACTTTGCATCAGACCACGTTTCCTAGTCAGGTCAGCCCAAGGATGATGCTGGCTGACGTGGTTGTTCAAGCTCTCCAACCCCTCGGCCTCAGTTTACCTGTTATTAAAACGGAGGGGCAATACCCGACTACTTACCCCCAGAGGGCTGTTGGGAGAGACGAATGGGCCAGAGCGTTATAAAAATCTGCGCTAAAACTTCCCATTCTTGGTCGAATCCCGAACTAATGGATGGATGTAAAACGCTATCCAGCTGAGGGCTGTATTTGTTTAGCTGTGATTCTAACGTGTGATTCCgcccttttcctttcatctctaccTGTCCTTCTCCCAAGTATCTCCCCTCCACACCCGTCCTCTGTGGGTCCCCTCCTGGTTCTGTCCCTGCTCCTCCTCGGTGggtccccttccccctctccatcCCCTTCCCACCCTGCCCCACCCCTTTGTTCTCAGTGATTCTcacctctttctcattttttgcagCGGCCCccggaacctcagtttccccaatctCGGAGGCCTTGGAAGCCCCCAAGGTCTTGGAGTCCCCGGAGGTCAGGATTACCCAGTGCCCCCGAGGCTCCCAGCCTTGGCACGTGTCCCTCTTCAAAGACCTCTCCTTCCGCTGCGCTGGCGTCCTGGTGGACCGCAGCTGGGTATTAACGGCAGCCCATTGCGCAGAAAGGTAGAGTCCCCCAAAAGGAGCCGGCTAGTTCTGACTATCCAGAAGCATTTTCAGGATAAATTTAGGTGTCGGGAAGACCAAAAGAAGCGCAGGGATTTAGTTGGAGATGAGGGGATGAAGTCCCACtgcagacagggaaactgaggcccagagaggtgaaTGACTGGCCTAGTGTCCCAGTAGTGAGCGACAGCAGCAAGAGTAGGCTTcggatttagagctgggaaggaccttggAACATCCCCTTAATTCCGATCTCGTTTTGCTGGTAGTGTCCCTCAGGCCCTGACTCACAAGCCAGGGCCTCTCCCCCTACTACAGGCTCAGGActctgggaagggaggagggatgagGAAAGGCTGACTGAGCTAGTCCAGGTCTGGGAATGGGAAGGGAATGGAGGGGAATCAGGTCAAGGCATGAGGGCTTCCTGGAGGTGACATCATAGGTTTTCCCCTCTGTCTTCTGGCTCTCACAGCTGGCTTTGGGCCAAAGTCGGGGATTACAATCTGCTGCTACTTGATAGAGGTGAACAGCTCAAGGTCAGCTCCCTTATGATCCCCCACCCTAAGTACAAGGCCGGCTCTGGCCCTTCCCTGCCTAGCCGCTCGGATGAACACGATCTCCTTCTGATGAAACTTCGGCGCCCAGTTGTGCTGGGTCCCCGGGTCCAGGTTTTGCCCCTGGCCAGGACCTGTGCCGCGCCAGGAACCCGCTGCCAGGCTGCAGGCTGGGGTACTACCAGCCAACCCCAAGGTAAAGGGCGTTTCGAAGGCCCACAGCGGCTTGGTCAGCCACCGGGGACCCGGATGGGATTGTGGCTGCCAGCTCAAAGGCCTGTGGGGTGATCACCGAGGGCATTAGGGCTGGCAgccaagcccccccccccccgggcccccagctttgcctttctttccccagTGAAATACACCAAGAGCTTGTCCTGTGCTGGGGTCACGGTCCTGTCTCCCAAAGAGTGTTCGGTTTTCTACCCCGCGGTGCTTACAAGCAACATGCTGTGTGCTGGCCTGGACAATGGCCAGGATGCCTGTCAGGTGAGGATGTCGATGTAACTAATGCTAATGAAGGGCCTGCTGTCAGCCAGGCACGGGGCCAGGTGTCGGAGATAtggaaaccaaacaaaaacagtCCTTGTGATCAAGGAACTCATCCTGGGCGTGGGGGCTGGGGGAGCCCACGAAGTGATTCTAGGGGAGAGAGAGCCTTCTAACACCTGGGGGGTTGGGAAATCCATCCAGAAGCTGTCATTGAGGTATGTGTCAGAAAGTGtttgtacaaagacaaaaatgagatagtCATCGCCCTGAAGGAATATGTGTTTTATAGCAAAGAGTTGATTTAGGAATACTCTGAGCGTGGGGAGTATTTCAGAGAGGGTGGACCATATTCCTTCTTCAGAGACTCAGAGATGAATGACGGAGGTGGCAGCTAGCGGGCCGGGGGCGGGATTCCAGAGGTTCTAGAACCATGAGTGTCCATCTTGGAAGGAGACGAACATAAAAGCAGAGGATCTGGAATATGAAATATACAATGTAGGGGTTGGGAATGAGCCTAGAGTAGTCTCGTGCAAGCTGATCTCTTCTTTTTAGAACTCGGAGGGTGTCCAAGATTAAACAGGAGTTAAGACAGAATCAGAAGACTTAGAAAAGTTTAGGGACAGTAGACTATGGgtgcttttaattttaaagtcatCATCTCTAGAATAGAGAAGATTGTCAAGAACTTCAAGATATTCAAACcagcttctttttctgtcttcctctagAGTGACTCTGGAGGCCCCCTGGTCTGCAATGGGACCCTCCAGGGCATCCTATCCTGGGGAGATTACCCTTGTGGTTCATCCCATCGGCCAGCTGTCTATACTTGGATCTGTAAATACATCCCCTGGATTGAGAAGACCATTCGGACCCACTGACAGCATTGAACATCCTACAATCTTCCTAATGCGCTTGTGACCCTCACATCTCATATTCTTCCCACCCAAACCCCGAGGGTTTGGTCCTATAATTTTCTACCCACTGTAGAACTTAGCCCCAGCCTGCTTGAGGATGCAGGCATTCCTCAGCTTTTCAGGCTCACAGATTTGATCCTCCCAAAGAATTAGGCATTTAGGCCTCCTCTCTGGGCACCCATGACCCTTTTCTCTAGGACTCAAGGGAGTGGTTGCCTGGATCTCATGCTCTTGTAAGACTGGTCATCCAAGCTCTCTCACTTCGATTCAACGAGATGGCCAAAGATATTAATCTGTTGAAGAGAATGATCCTGAGCATCCATCTACCTGAGACTTCAGGGGAAGCCCCACCCCTTTTTGGAGTTTTGGGGCAGGCCCCTTACCTCCaaccatttcctttctcctcccatttcctacttcctggtcctgctcaattAACCATTCTACCTTTTAGGGCAGAGCTCTGAATCACTTGGAAGTCTTAATTTGCCTATCCTCTTCTTCATCCCTGAAAACCCCTTACCTCCCTTTCTCTTAGGGTCTGTTGGAACACAGCCTTTGGCCCCTGGAGACATTTTTGAAACAAACATCTTCAAAGACATTTGGGGGATTCTTAGAAATTAGGGGAGGAGACCCAGAAAAATCAGTATTCCTACAAATTTCTCATATTTGGGAGCTTCAGTCTTCTAATACAGTCTTGAGATATTCTGAGAATATTTAATGCTCTAAAACGAGTTGTTTGTTTTCCTCACTAATCTTTGGGTGATGGAGAAAATCTGGAAGAATTGATGAAACAAGGGTTTGAGCTCTGGAGCATAGTAATTTATTCATGCGCACCAATTGCATAACAAATTGGGACCACTGGACCCCCAAGGACAAAG
Encoded here:
- the KLK10 gene encoding kallikrein-10, translating into MTPQLPSMRTRNSILTILWFLVLASCRAAPGTSVSPISEALEAPKVLESPEVRITQCPRGSQPWHVSLFKDLSFRCAGVLVDRSWVLTAAHCAESWLWAKVGDYNLLLLDRGEQLKVSSLMIPHPKYKAGSGPSLPSRSDEHDLLLMKLRRPVVLGPRVQVLPLARTCAAPGTRCQAAGWGTTSQPQVKYTKSLSCAGVTVLSPKECSVFYPAVLTSNMLCAGLDNGQDACQSDSGGPLVCNGTLQGILSWGDYPCGSSHRPAVYTWICKYIPWIEKTIRTH